One Neoarius graeffei isolate fNeoGra1 chromosome 16, fNeoGra1.pri, whole genome shotgun sequence DNA segment encodes these proteins:
- the psmg3 gene encoding proteasome assembly chaperone 3, whose translation MAPLLRTRQTEKIVDGISTQVVCTEFSNYIFIVLTQYGKIGTLVSISPDSRSSDISSSILTTKVLLGKDEALTHVYAKNIAAFVCQEAGNRPVLLGLALKDCSAENLKTLQEMIKSCQVW comes from the exons ATGGCACCTCTCCTCAGAACGCGACAGACCGAGAAGATCGTTGATGGGATCTCGACTCAGGTCGTCTGCACGGAATTCAGTAACTACATCTTCATCGTGCTTACGCAGTACGGGAAGATTGGGACGCTGGTATCGATATCACCTGACTCGAGATCCAGTGACATCAGCTCAAGCATCCTCACGACAAAAGTGCTGCTCGGAAAAGATGAG GCTCTTACGCACGTCTACGCAAAAAACATTGCAGCATTCGTGTGCCAGGAAGCAGGAAATCGACCCGTTCTTTTGGGGCTCGCACTTAAAGACTGCAGCGCTGAAAATCTGAAAACGCTCCAAGAAATGATCAAAAGCTGCCAAGTATGGTGA